The following coding sequences lie in one Amycolatopsis cihanbeyliensis genomic window:
- the fxsT gene encoding FxSxx-COOH system tetratricopeptide repeat protein, whose amino-acid sequence MEDVAALVEQVYPAVESAVAAYGSEVLTKAQEAAADGTVGLGQHLLAKLFSRKDSKENVEQAVTDLAGELDDPDFQAALRAQLKKALREDAELAAEIAALLPSGGAKSISVGGDSGGINSTGDNAWNMQIGSVVLPPDTPPIERVPAPPGPIGVPVRPDLFVGREADLAQLEAAMAASDPVVVAAVHGLGGVGKSTLAARYVALHRDERTLIYWITAEQAGSVEQALARLATILRPELAELPAELLPEQALRWLAANEGWLLVLDNVDDPADIRPLLARAGPGRVLITSRRATGWHGLARPLDLDVLTGDESVELLTRIAAHGTDDLTGAEELCRELGGLPLAIEQAGAYLAQTGISPADYHRLLDRHPAVMFDEAAEGADARRTVARIWRVTMDKLDPLSGKVLRVLSWFAPEDIPRWLLDDLASEPELLRAIGKLRAYSMITVDGELLAVHRLVQAVTRVLDDASDMDSAKLALAALAEALGDAGHEDPANWPLYRALRPHAEAVAGHCPDDDLLFWLLNQFGVFQNGQGDADRAIQFLDHAAAVADRVLSPDHPSLLSVRHNLGLALVSAERIEEAVVLHEANLRDTERMLGKDDPHTAIARNCLGLAYRMAGRAEEAITAHQECLADQQRILGSDDPATLRTRNNLAIAYEVAGSTEQAIELYREAIADAERLLGDDHHDTIQLRRNLATTYFNVGRSEEAITLLEWTVADFERTFGVKAWQTFVAYDTLANAYHLAGRIEEAVTLHRTTLAGRERVLGPDHPDTVGSRNNLATACRDAGEPSEAVRLLERALADCARRLPPDHPTTELVRRNLEEARAAVTGSGG is encoded by the coding sequence ATGGAGGATGTCGCGGCGCTGGTCGAGCAGGTCTACCCGGCGGTGGAGTCGGCGGTCGCCGCCTACGGGTCGGAGGTGCTGACCAAGGCACAGGAGGCCGCGGCCGACGGCACGGTCGGGCTCGGGCAGCACCTGCTGGCGAAGCTGTTCAGCCGGAAGGACTCGAAGGAGAACGTCGAGCAGGCGGTCACCGACCTGGCCGGGGAACTGGACGACCCGGACTTCCAGGCCGCGTTGCGTGCCCAGCTGAAGAAGGCACTGCGCGAGGACGCCGAACTCGCCGCGGAGATCGCCGCGCTGCTGCCCTCGGGCGGGGCGAAGTCGATCTCGGTGGGCGGGGACAGCGGCGGGATCAACTCCACCGGGGACAACGCCTGGAACATGCAGATCGGCTCGGTCGTGCTGCCGCCGGACACCCCGCCGATCGAGCGGGTGCCCGCACCACCCGGCCCGATCGGTGTGCCCGTCCGGCCCGACTTGTTCGTCGGCCGCGAGGCGGACCTGGCTCAACTGGAGGCGGCGATGGCCGCCAGCGATCCGGTGGTCGTGGCCGCCGTGCACGGGCTCGGTGGCGTCGGCAAGAGCACCCTGGCCGCCCGCTACGTGGCGCTGCACCGGGACGAGCGCACCCTGATCTACTGGATCACCGCCGAGCAGGCCGGATCCGTCGAGCAGGCCCTCGCCCGGCTGGCCACGATACTGCGGCCGGAGCTGGCCGAGCTGCCCGCGGAGCTGCTGCCGGAGCAGGCGCTGCGCTGGCTGGCAGCGAACGAGGGCTGGCTGCTGGTACTGGACAATGTGGACGACCCGGCCGACATCCGGCCCCTGCTCGCCCGCGCCGGACCGGGCCGGGTCTTGATCACCAGCCGCAGGGCCACCGGCTGGCACGGCCTGGCCCGGCCGCTCGACCTCGACGTACTGACCGGGGACGAGTCGGTGGAACTGCTGACCCGGATCGCCGCCCATGGCACGGACGACCTGACCGGGGCGGAGGAACTGTGCCGGGAGCTGGGCGGGCTGCCGCTGGCGATCGAGCAGGCCGGTGCCTACCTCGCGCAGACCGGGATCAGCCCGGCCGACTACCACCGGCTGCTGGACCGGCACCCGGCGGTGATGTTCGACGAGGCGGCCGAGGGCGCCGACGCGCGGCGGACGGTGGCCCGCATCTGGCGGGTCACCATGGACAAGCTCGACCCGCTGTCCGGAAAGGTACTGCGGGTCCTGTCCTGGTTCGCCCCCGAGGACATCCCCCGATGGCTGCTGGACGACCTCGCCAGCGAGCCGGAGTTGCTGCGGGCCATCGGGAAGCTCCGCGCCTACAGCATGATCACCGTCGACGGCGAACTGCTGGCCGTGCACCGCCTGGTGCAGGCGGTCACCCGCGTACTCGACGATGCGTCCGATATGGACTCGGCCAAGCTCGCCCTAGCCGCCCTGGCCGAAGCATTGGGCGACGCCGGCCACGAAGATCCAGCCAACTGGCCGCTCTACCGGGCGCTGCGGCCGCACGCCGAGGCAGTCGCCGGCCATTGCCCCGACGACGACCTGCTCTTCTGGTTGCTCAACCAGTTCGGGGTATTCCAGAACGGGCAGGGGGACGCAGATCGTGCGATCCAGTTCCTCGACCATGCCGCCGCCGTGGCGGACCGCGTGTTGAGTCCGGACCACCCGAGCCTCCTCTCGGTCCGCCACAACCTCGGCTTGGCACTCGTCTCCGCCGAGCGGATCGAGGAGGCGGTCGTCTTGCACGAGGCGAACCTGAGGGATACCGAGCGGATGCTCGGCAAGGATGACCCACACACCGCCATCGCCCGGAACTGTCTCGGACTGGCCTACCGAATGGCGGGCCGCGCCGAGGAGGCCATCACCGCGCATCAGGAATGTCTCGCGGACCAGCAACGGATCCTCGGGTCCGATGATCCCGCCACCCTGCGCACACGGAACAACCTCGCTATCGCCTACGAGGTCGCGGGATCTACCGAGCAGGCCATCGAGCTCTACCGGGAGGCCATAGCGGACGCCGAGCGGCTGCTCGGAGACGACCACCACGACACCATCCAGCTCCGGCGCAACCTGGCTACCACCTACTTCAATGTGGGCCGGTCCGAGGAAGCGATCACCTTGCTGGAGTGGACCGTCGCCGACTTCGAACGCACCTTTGGGGTGAAGGCCTGGCAGACCTTCGTCGCTTACGACACCCTCGCCAACGCCTACCATCTGGCAGGGCGCATCGAGGAGGCCGTGACATTGCACCGAACCACGCTGGCGGGCCGGGAACGGGTACTCGGGCCGGACCATCCGGACACCGTCGGCTCGCGGAACAATCTCGCCACCGCCTGCCGGGACGCGGGTGAGCCCAGCGAGGCCGTGCGGTTGCTGGAACGCGCTCTTGCCGACTGTGCACGGAGGCTGCCACCCGACCATCCGACGACGGAACTGGTGCGCCGGAACCTGGAGGAGGCACGCGCGGCCGTTACTGGCTCGGGCGGATGA
- a CDS encoding SDR family NAD(P)-dependent oxidoreductase, with translation MSGTVVILGGRSEIGLAVGIRLVAGGARTVVLAARRSQDLDEQEAALRAAGADTVDRVEFDADDVSRHREVLDEIARRHGPLGVVVTAFGILGDQQRAERDTTHALSIVHTDYVAHVAVLTELANLLREQGSGSLVVFSSVAGVRVRRANYVYGSAKAGLDGFASGLADALTGSGVRLLLVRPGFVVGRMTEGMSPAPFSSTADQVADATVRALRRGRADVWVPAILRPVFALMRLLPRPLWRRLPR, from the coding sequence GTGAGTGGAACGGTAGTGATCCTCGGCGGGCGCAGCGAGATCGGCCTCGCGGTCGGCATCCGGCTGGTGGCCGGTGGCGCCCGCACCGTGGTCCTCGCGGCGCGGCGCAGCCAGGACCTGGACGAGCAGGAGGCGGCGCTGCGTGCGGCGGGCGCGGACACGGTCGACCGGGTCGAGTTCGACGCCGACGACGTGTCGCGCCATCGCGAGGTGCTGGACGAGATCGCCAGGCGACACGGGCCCCTCGGTGTGGTGGTCACCGCGTTCGGCATCCTCGGCGACCAGCAGCGCGCCGAGCGGGACACCACTCACGCATTGTCCATTGTGCACACCGATTATGTCGCGCATGTCGCCGTGCTCACCGAGCTGGCCAACCTGCTGCGCGAGCAGGGCAGCGGCAGCCTGGTGGTGTTCTCCTCGGTGGCCGGAGTGCGGGTGCGCCGCGCGAACTACGTGTACGGCTCGGCCAAGGCCGGGCTGGACGGCTTCGCCAGCGGGCTCGCCGACGCCCTGACCGGCAGCGGGGTGCGGCTGCTGCTGGTACGCCCCGGCTTTGTGGTCGGGCGGATGACCGAGGGCATGAGCCCCGCGCCGTTCTCCAGCACCGCCGACCAGGTCGCCGACGCCACCGTCCGCGCCCTGCGCCGTGGCCGGGCCGACGTCTGGGTCCCCGCCATCCTCCGCCCGGTGTTCGCCTTGATGCGCCTGCTCCCCCGCCCCCTCTGGCGCCGCCTCCCCCGCTGA
- a CDS encoding TetR/AcrR family transcriptional regulator, giving the protein MSVEPPGRRERKNAQTRRALAEAAQRLFLEKGYDEVSVKQIADAVDISVPTVFKHVPDGKEALIFDDGVERRESLLAAVRERPAGVSATAALREFMAGRGPFVADPTPEVRRLTELIVNTPALRDYSRKLWIRCEAPLAEAIATELGRDPDDLTARALARYILEIPQFLSDEPDPRAALDTVFDLLEYGLRGAP; this is encoded by the coding sequence ATGTCTGTTGAGCCACCCGGACGCCGGGAACGCAAGAACGCCCAGACGCGCCGGGCGCTGGCCGAGGCCGCGCAGCGACTGTTCCTGGAGAAGGGCTACGACGAGGTCAGCGTCAAACAGATCGCCGACGCGGTGGACATCTCTGTCCCCACGGTGTTCAAACACGTCCCCGACGGCAAGGAGGCGTTGATCTTCGACGACGGCGTCGAACGCAGGGAAAGCCTGCTGGCCGCGGTGCGTGAACGCCCCGCCGGAGTGTCGGCGACGGCCGCGCTGCGGGAGTTCATGGCCGGGCGTGGGCCGTTCGTGGCCGACCCCACCCCGGAGGTCCGCAGGCTCACCGAACTGATCGTCAACACCCCGGCCCTGCGCGACTACTCACGCAAACTGTGGATCCGCTGCGAAGCACCCCTGGCCGAGGCCATCGCCACCGAGCTCGGCCGCGACCCGGACGATCTCACCGCCCGCGCCCTCGCCCGCTACATCCTCGAGATCCCGCAGTTCCTCAGCGACGAACCCGACCCCCGAGCCGCCCTCGACACCGTGTTCGACCTGCTCGAATACGGACTCCGTGGCGCACCCTGA